One genomic window of Punica granatum isolate Tunisia-2019 chromosome 1, ASM765513v2, whole genome shotgun sequence includes the following:
- the LOC116196053 gene encoding probable transcription factor At1g61730, whose amino-acid sequence MWSEPEEMEVMKGLVEVSKSKPKYELNDIYESIKQKIPSSVSKRQLSGKIRNLKKKFKSRDKKVKEGAELSPQEENFLELAVKAWGSVENLVKGRTAAKKPVKGKAAAARGLEGHVGTSVSALSRRLLKGIEDVGGGRSLNEEFVRKKTYLVDERMRVELDQQWKRLEEQELQLIVERARLINDHAAVICQTRHSLGS is encoded by the coding sequence ATGTGGAGTGAGCCGGAAGAGATGGAGGTGATGAAGGGCTTGGTCGAGGTCTCCAAGAGCAAGCCGAAGTACGAACTCAACGACATCTACGAGAGTATCAAGCAAAAGATCCCATCTTCCGTCTCGAAACGGCAGCTGAGCGGCAAGATCCGTAATCTGAAGAAGAAGTTTAAGAGCCGTGACAAGAAGGTCAAGGAGGGCGCCGAGCTCAGCCCCCAGGAGGAGAATTTCCTCGAATTGGCTGTGAAGGCGTGGGGGTCTGTCGAAAACCTTGTGAAAGGGAGGACTGCCGCCAAAAAGCCTGTGAAAGGGAAGGCTGCCGCGGCTCGTGGGCTTGAGGGGCACGTAGGGACTTCGGTTTCTGCTCTGTCTCGTCGGTTGTTGAAGGGGATTGAGGATGTCGGTGGGGGCAGGTCCCTTAACGAGGAGTTTGTAAGGAAAAAGACTTACTTGGTCGATGAGAGGATGAGGGTGGAATTGGATCAGCAATGGAAGAGGCTGGAAGAACAGGAACTGCAGCTCATTGTGGAGCGGGCTAGGTTGATTAACGACCACGCTGCTGTTATTTGTC